One Methylosinus sp. C49 DNA segment encodes these proteins:
- a CDS encoding DUF465 domain-containing protein codes for MVDELNETELDAIRLEVERLRLEHKDLEDAIDALLAVGAVDQLQIQRLKKRKLLLRDRVAFLEDQLTPDIIA; via the coding sequence ATGGTTGATGAGCTGAACGAAACCGAACTCGATGCGATCCGGCTGGAAGTCGAGCGACTGAGGCTCGAGCACAAAGACCTCGAGGATGCGATCGACGCCCTTCTCGCGGTCGGCGCCGTGGACCAGCTGCAAATTCAGCGGCTGAAGAAGCGAAAATTGCTGCTGCGCGATCGCGTTGCATTTCTGGAAGATCAGCTCACGCCAGACATCATCGCCTGA